One window from the genome of Dyadobacter sp. CECT 9275 encodes:
- a CDS encoding complex I subunit 4 family protein, whose product MLTLFLILLPIAAGLITFLVGDRLAKQVALIGGLAELALAASVWSQFDPSAGIQFSFRYNWLASGSISFAGGIDGISMLLVLLTTFLTPLIILSAFGNNYKNTASFYALILFMEAALIGVFTATDAFLFYLFFEAALIPVYFLAAVWGGENRLKVTFKFFIYTIFGSLFMFVALVYLYYQTPGAHSSEIRALYGLQLSPLSQGFVFWAFFIAFAIKMPLFPFHTWQPDTYTESPTPATMLLSGIMLKMGVYGLIRLLLPIVPEALGSWGIVAVILSVIGIIYGSIIAIQQSDMKRLIAYSSFAHVGLMAAGVFSSSANGLQGALIQMLAHGINVVGLFFIIDIIYARTKTRYLDQLGGISQSASHLSVYFMILLLGSVALPLTNGFVGEFLLLSSVFHYDHWLGAIAGLTIILGSVYMLRLFQKSMFGPKSKWVEGFQDLTLKERAVLLPLIIMVFWIGIYPNTFLKLTEPAVNQLLTLVK is encoded by the coding sequence ATGCTTACTCTATTTCTTATACTTTTACCAATTGCCGCCGGCCTCATTACCTTCCTTGTTGGTGACCGTCTTGCAAAGCAGGTAGCACTCATTGGCGGACTGGCTGAACTGGCCCTTGCAGCTTCGGTATGGTCTCAGTTTGACCCTTCTGCCGGTATTCAATTCTCTTTCAGATACAACTGGCTGGCATCAGGAAGCATTTCGTTTGCAGGCGGTATTGATGGTATAAGTATGCTGCTTGTATTGCTGACCACTTTCCTCACCCCTCTGATCATACTTTCTGCATTTGGCAACAATTATAAAAATACAGCTTCCTTTTACGCACTGATCCTTTTCATGGAAGCAGCGCTCATAGGGGTATTTACGGCAACAGATGCATTCCTTTTCTATCTTTTCTTTGAAGCCGCGCTGATTCCCGTTTATTTCCTGGCGGCAGTCTGGGGCGGGGAAAACAGGCTGAAAGTTACATTCAAGTTTTTTATCTATACCATTTTCGGAAGCCTCTTCATGTTTGTTGCGCTGGTATACCTGTACTATCAGACACCCGGTGCACACTCTTCGGAGATTCGCGCATTGTACGGCCTCCAGCTCAGTCCTTTAAGCCAAGGCTTCGTTTTCTGGGCATTCTTCATTGCCTTTGCTATTAAAATGCCTTTGTTTCCCTTCCATACCTGGCAACCCGATACCTACACCGAGTCTCCTACCCCGGCAACCATGTTACTTTCTGGTATTATGCTGAAAATGGGGGTATATGGGCTGATCCGTTTGCTGCTGCCCATTGTTCCGGAAGCGCTGGGTTCCTGGGGAATTGTCGCTGTCATATTATCGGTAATAGGGATTATATATGGATCCATTATCGCGATTCAGCAAAGTGATATGAAGCGGCTGATCGCCTATTCATCCTTTGCACACGTGGGGCTGATGGCCGCGGGTGTGTTTTCCTCCTCTGCCAACGGCCTGCAGGGAGCCCTGATTCAGATGCTTGCGCACGGTATCAATGTAGTTGGCTTGTTTTTCATTATTGATATTATCTACGCCCGCACCAAAACAAGGTACCTGGACCAGCTCGGGGGTATCAGTCAGAGCGCTTCTCATTTAAGTGTTTACTTTATGATACTGCTACTGGGAAGTGTGGCATTACCTCTTACAAATGGCTTTGTTGGTGAATTCCTGCTGCTTTCCAGCGTATTTCATTACGACCATTGGCTAGGTGCTATTGCCGGTCTGACGATCATACTGGGTTCTGTTTATATGCTGAGATTATTTCAGAAGTCGATGTTCGGACCGAAATCCAAGTGGGTGGAAGGCTTTCAGGATTTAACGCTTAAGGAAAGAGCTGTTTTGTTGCCGCTAATCATTATGGTTTTCTGGATTGGTATTTACCCCAACACCTTCCTGAAACTCACAGAACCGGCTGTTAATCAACTGTTAACACTTGTGAAGTAA
- a CDS encoding NADH-quinone oxidoreductase subunit N gives MYPIILLSVLGVVTLFLGFSKSKNVLLPSVLFFLIVALAGNFIEWNQGPLLYFYDMFRVDNLTLAFNGIVLVSAFMIVAISGGFRDNSDSEPAEYYALMLFSIVGAIMMIGFEHLIMLFIGIEILSVAMYVLTGSNKRNLRSNEAALKYFLMGAFATGFILFGITLIYGATGSFKLSQIQSFVTITNTAAPSYLLYAGLMLLLIGMLFKVSAAPFHFWTPDVYEGAPTIFTAFMSTIVKTAGFAAIYRLLDHSFGSAYSFWGIVIAAISVLTLVVGNIGAAGQSSFKRMLAYSGISHAGYMLIAITAFTRPSENAIVFYSIAYSLSTICAFAVLMLVSKEKTVEGQPFEHYDAFNGLSKKNPLLAFVMTVSMLSLAGIPLTAGFWGKFMVFSSAAERGIIWIAVIAVLMSTVGIYYYFRVIIASYLKEGNLIQIRIAPFYQIILVVATFITLLLGLAPGLLEGII, from the coding sequence ATGTATCCCATTATCCTGTTGTCAGTTCTTGGAGTCGTGACACTGTTTCTAGGGTTCTCGAAATCGAAGAATGTTTTATTGCCTTCTGTTCTGTTTTTTCTGATCGTTGCTTTGGCGGGTAACTTCATTGAATGGAACCAGGGTCCCCTGCTTTACTTTTATGACATGTTCAGGGTGGACAACCTCACATTGGCATTCAACGGGATTGTGCTGGTTTCAGCATTTATGATCGTGGCAATATCCGGTGGCTTTCGCGACAACTCAGATTCCGAACCGGCTGAATACTATGCTCTGATGTTATTTTCAATTGTTGGTGCCATTATGATGATCGGATTTGAACACCTGATCATGCTTTTCATCGGCATTGAAATCCTTTCTGTTGCCATGTACGTCCTCACCGGAAGCAACAAACGAAATTTACGCTCCAATGAGGCCGCATTGAAATACTTCCTGATGGGTGCTTTTGCTACCGGATTCATCCTTTTTGGAATAACACTCATCTACGGTGCAACTGGCTCGTTCAAACTGAGCCAGATACAGTCTTTTGTCACCATTACCAATACCGCAGCACCTTCCTATCTGCTTTACGCGGGTCTGATGCTCCTACTGATCGGTATGCTGTTTAAAGTTTCGGCAGCACCCTTTCACTTCTGGACACCCGACGTTTACGAAGGAGCACCAACCATCTTCACAGCATTCATGTCCACCATTGTTAAGACAGCAGGCTTTGCTGCCATTTACCGGTTGCTGGATCATTCCTTTGGAAGTGCTTACAGTTTTTGGGGCATTGTGATTGCTGCCATTTCCGTGCTGACACTCGTTGTGGGAAATATCGGAGCAGCCGGGCAAAGCAGTTTCAAACGGATGCTTGCTTATTCAGGTATATCACATGCCGGTTACATGCTGATCGCCATCACTGCTTTCACCAGGCCATCCGAGAACGCCATCGTCTTTTATTCGATCGCTTATTCTCTTTCCACGATATGCGCCTTCGCAGTGCTCATGCTTGTTTCAAAAGAGAAGACCGTCGAAGGCCAGCCATTTGAACATTATGATGCTTTCAACGGCCTGTCTAAAAAGAATCCTTTACTAGCGTTTGTCATGACAGTTTCTATGCTGTCGCTGGCAGGTATACCTCTGACTGCCGGTTTTTGGGGCAAATTTATGGTCTTCAGCAGCGCTGCTGAAAGAGGTATCATCTGGATTGCAGTAATCGCGGTACTTATGTCCACAGTCGGAATATATTATTACTTCCGGGTCATTATTGCGTCTTATCTTAAAGAGGGGAATCTGATTCAGATACGGATCGCTCCTTTTTATCAGATCATACTGGTTGTAGCTACCTTTATAACGCTCTTATTAGGTTTAGCTCCTGGTTTGCTGGAGGGTATCATTTAA